The following DNA comes from Paenibacillus crassostreae.
ATTTCGATAAGTAAGATCTGTTGAGTTCATTGATTCCGCAAATGGGTGATCTGTGTCGATGGACAGCGTCTTTTTATACAGTTCGATCGTTGCATTCTTATGGATGGCTTCTTCAACGATATAATGACATAGGTGAAACAACATATCAGCGATGGTAGAGACTTCCTCATAGGATAAGATGGGTAGAGAAAGATAATCTTCTTCAAGTGCTTTGAATTTATGATCGGTCTCTGAATTCGAAGGTCGAGATACGATCTGTTCAAGTGCATCCGAATCTGCATCTCGTAGCTTGATTTGTCCAGCCATGACCGCTCCGATGTATTGATTGTCAATAATGATCGGTACCGCAATATCAATGATATTGAAATGACATTTGTAGATATAGGGTTTATCCAATCGTACCGCTTCTAATCCTCCCCTGGCATCGCATTTCTGACAATAGGATGATAGGACGGAATCTTTCCTTACACCTTGGCAGAAGGGCTGACAATAGCTGTGTTTAGTAACAGGAATGCCTTTGTAATCAACAGTAATGATTGCCATCTTGGTCACTAGCGCTAGAGAGTCTTGTAGCTTATGCCATTTCTCTAAATCCATAATATTCTCTAAATGAAATAACGGGTTGCTCATGCCGGTACACTCCCTAAACACGAATAGAAATTACCTCTCCAACATTATACTATAGTAAACCGTTAGAAGGACAAAATTATACTATTCACATGAGAAATAACAAAAAAACACAATCTGAAAGCGCTTGAAATAGCAGTGATCGTCCAATGTTTATGAATTATGTTTAGACTATAATGGAATCATGATATCTAAAGGAGGAATTAATG
Coding sequences within:
- a CDS encoding PocR ligand-binding domain-containing protein — encoded protein: MSNPLFHLENIMDLEKWHKLQDSLALVTKMAIITVDYKGIPVTKHSYCQPFCQGVRKDSVLSSYCQKCDARGGLEAVRLDKPYIYKCHFNIIDIAVPIIIDNQYIGAVMAGQIKLRDADSDALEQIVSRPSNSETDHKFKALEEDYLSLPILSYEEVSTIADMLFHLCHYIVEEAIHKNATIELYKKTLSIDTDHPFAESMNSTDLTYRNIQAMQSELSSTLIDNQIKRFTSSEVRSSNPLLQPAFDYIYHHKNENITLTKLAKLCHISPSYFSRIFMKETGENFSVFTPRIKMEWAKQLLETTEQSINQISDDLGFCDAGYFIKTFKKFESLTPAVYRSIYREKHEMGT